CCTCTGCAGCTTTATCAATTCTTTTTGTTATTACATCCCAATCAGTTAATAAATCACTTAAACTTATTGTAGCATGGTCATGCATTAGCGGTGCTCCTACAACTGCGGCTCCAGCTACTGATGATGTTACTCCAGGAACAACCTCAACTTCATATCCCTCTTTCTGAGCGATTTCTATCATGATTCCAGCCATTCCATAAATTCCTGCATCTCCACTACTGATTAGCGCTACATCTTTTCCAGACTTAGCAATCTCTAATACTTGCTCACATCTAGCAACCTCTTTTTTCATTCCTGATACATAAAACTCTTTTTCCGCGAACTCATCTTTTACTAAATCTGTATAAGTTATATATCCTGCAATTACATCTACATTTTTTAAAACTCTATACGCTCTTACTGTTATATCATCCATATTTCCAGGACCAATTCCTACAACATATATTTTACCTTTTTTCATAAATAAATCTCTCCTCATAAATGGAAATTGTCATTCCATCTTTTTTTGCTTTTATCTCTATAAATTTCCCATCTTTACTTGATGTTAAATATGCACATGGCTCTGAAACAGCTTTTACGCCTATCTCTTTTTTTACAAATTCAGATCCATGAAACATATCTTCTACTGTTAATATCTCTTCTCTACTAACAATTTTCAACTCTTTTCCAAGCTCTTTAGCAGTTTCAACAATTCCTTTTTCATCTGCTTTTAAATCTACTGTTGCAAAATGCTTTATGCTTTTAAGTGAAAGATTATGTTTTTCTAATGTTTCTATTAAAAATTCATAAACTTTTTCTTTTTCAATTCCTCTTCTTGAACCTATTCCTATAACTAAATTTTCAGGATATAAATGTACAACTTCTAAATTTTCTTTATTAGAAATAACCATAACACCTTCTGGATTTTCATTGCATATATTTTTAGGAAGACTTAATTCAACATTTTTTCCATCTACTATCAATGATGTAACCTTTTTAGCTGCTTCTAATGATTTTAAATTACACTTTAATTTCTGAGACAAAGTATCCACTGCAATTTTTCCCGTCACATCTGAACTAGTTGTTATGATTGGAACTAATCCAAATATTTCATGAAGATTTTGAGTCAAATCATTTGCTCCTCCTAGATGTCCAGAGAGAAGAGAAATTACAAAATTCATTCCTTCGTCTATTACAACTACTGCTGGATCAACATCTTTAGATTTTATTAAAGATGCAATTTTACGAATAACAATTCCTGTTGCCATTATAAAAATATGTCCATCGTATTTATTGAAAGCTTCGTTTAATTCTTCAGTAAAGTTTTCCATTTGAATGCTATTATCTATTTTAAATTTTGAAAGAGTAAATACATCTATCCCTTCAATTTTATTTTTAATCTCCACTCCATTTAGACCTGCTCCTCTTGTTACAGTCCAAACTGCTAATTTCATTACTTCTCAATTCCTTTTCTAAATTCATGTGTAAAATGCTTATCATATAATAAAGATTTTTCATATTTATCCCCTAAAAAATCTCCAACTAAAATTTGAGCTGTTTTAGTTATATTTGCTTCTTTTACTTTTTCTTCAATTGTTTCTAATGTTCCTAAAACAATCTTTTGATCCTCCCAAC
The nucleotide sequence above comes from Cetobacterium somerae ATCC BAA-474. Encoded proteins:
- the cobJ gene encoding precorrin-3B C(17)-methyltransferase: MKKGKIYVVGIGPGNMDDITVRAYRVLKNVDVIAGYITYTDLVKDEFAEKEFYVSGMKKEVARCEQVLEIAKSGKDVALISSGDAGIYGMAGIMIEIAQKEGYEVEVVPGVTSSVAGAAVVGAPLMHDHATISLSDLLTDWDVITKRIDKAAEGDFIISLYNPKSKGRTTQIVEARELMLKHKAPETPVALLRHVGREDQNYTLTNLQDFLNHEIDMFTVVIIGNSKTYVSNDRMITPRGYHI
- the cbiG gene encoding cobalt-precorrin 5A hydrolase — translated: MKLAVWTVTRGAGLNGVEIKNKIEGIDVFTLSKFKIDNSIQMENFTEELNEAFNKYDGHIFIMATGIVIRKIASLIKSKDVDPAVVVIDEGMNFVISLLSGHLGGANDLTQNLHEIFGLVPIITTSSDVTGKIAVDTLSQKLKCNLKSLEAAKKVTSLIVDGKNVELSLPKNICNENPEGVMVISNKENLEVVHLYPENLVIGIGSRRGIEKEKVYEFLIETLEKHNLSLKSIKHFATVDLKADEKGIVETAKELGKELKIVSREEILTVEDMFHGSEFVKKEIGVKAVSEPCAYLTSSKDGKFIEIKAKKDGMTISIYEERFIYEKR